The proteins below are encoded in one region of Doryrhamphus excisus isolate RoL2022-K1 chromosome 4, RoL_Dexc_1.0, whole genome shotgun sequence:
- the zgc:112294 gene encoding transmembrane protein 17A — MPVFYSPLPENVRVGLAYVGTSVLTNNRTADSKDQEEHSVVNELVSHLPLQMLLYFSMFYFPCWWFSSVCMLQLKFDFLPAYYQGLLITGVVLLTLIEALRLYLGYVGNLKEKVPELSAFWLLTFLFQLPVILFFLTDEKILILPLERAVHSLYLTFLLAQILAAMLALRRMTRKLTLLFHLRHLGKEDSLGRRCTPVHGLSYPRGVLPVSPAGAAF; from the exons ATGCCCGTCTTCTACTCGCCCCTTCCAGAAAACGTACGCGTTGGCCTCGCCTACGTGGGAACGTCGGTGCTCACCAACAACAGGACAGCAGACAGCAAAGACCAGGAGGAACATTCCG tggTGAACGAGCTGGTGTCTCACCTTCCTCTGCAGATGTTGCTCTACTTCAGCATGTTTTATTTCCCCTGCTGGTGGTTCTCCTCCGTCTGCATGCTGCAGTTGAAG TTCGACTTCCTCCCGGCGTACTATCAGGGTCTCCTCATCACCGGGGTGGTCCTCCTGACGCTCATTGAAGCGCTCAGACTCTACCTGGGCTACGTTGGCAACCTGAAAGAGAAG GTGCCGGAACTGTCGGCCTTCTGGCTCCTGACGTTCCTGTTCCAGCTCCCGGTGATTCTTTTCTTCCTGACGGACGAGAAGATCCTCATCCTGCCTCTGGAGCGGGCCGTGCACAGCCTATACTTGACTTTCCTGCTGGCCCAGATCCTGGCCGCCATGTTGGCGCTCAGGAGGATGACCCGGAAGCTCACCCTGCTCTTCCACCTGCGCCATCTGGGCAAAGAGGACAGCTTGGGACGCCGCTGCACGCCCGTCCACGGCCTGTCGTACCCCCGCGGCGTGCTGCCGGTTTCGCCCGCCGGGGCCGccttttaa